GGTACCGTAGGTCGCAGGTTCGACTCCTGTCGGGGGCACGACCAATGCGAGAAGGCCCGTCCTGATGGACGGGCCTTCTCGCATTTCGGTTTCGCGTGGTCTTCAGCGCTCGGGTGAGATCTCCGCGCCGCCGGCCTCGGTGACCGGAGCGGTCGCGCGTTCGGCGAGCGCCGCGGTGACCTTCTCGGCGAGGTATCGGTGGCCGTCCGTGGAAGGATGCCTGTTGCCGAGATCGACGTCGATCACGGCCAGGTAGTTCTGCTCGGTGATCCACTCCTCCTGCACGGGGGAGATGTACCACCATCCCCTCCCGCCGGCCAGTGCTGCGAGATCCTGATCGATGCGCGCCGTCGCGTCGCCGACGGGCAGCTCATGCGGGGCAGGACCCAGCACCACGATCGTGGCCTCCGGATACGTCGCCGCCAGCGCATCCCACGACGCCGTCACGGCCTCCCGATACCCGGCGACGCCCGAGGCCCGATCGTTGATGGACCCCTGGATGATCACGAGGTCGGGATCGAGCGCCGGGTCCAGAGCGGCGATCCGCTCACCGAACGTCGGCCCGTCGAGTCCTGGCTTCAGGTACCCGCTTCCACGCACGCCGTTCACCGTGGTCTCGCCGTCGAGCAGATCCGCGAGCAGATATGCGTACCCGAGCGTCGGATCGCTCGCAGCCGAGCCGTAGGTCCACGAATCCCCGAAGACGAGGACACGCGGATGCTCAGGCAGGACTAGCGGCGCAGGCGCCACCGCGATGACCTCTTCAGACGCGAGAACGGGCGACTCGATCGGCGCGGGAATCCACGGGCGCCAGACGCCGAGAACGACGGCTGTGGTGGCTGCCACGAGCACGACGAAGATCGCCGTCGCGCGTGCTCCGCGCCGCGTCCTCCCCAAAGCCATGGCATGAGGGTAAGCGACGATGCCCCGAACGCAAATTCGGGGTGTCACGCGCCTTAGACTTGACGGGCTATGAACCCAGACACCCTTGCCGAAGCCCTCCTCGCCGTCGTGACACCGATCGCCGCGTCCCTGCGACCTGACGAGACGCTGGGCCTCGTCGCGACCGACATCGTGCTGGAGCGTCCGCGCAACCGCGACCACGGGGACTGGGCGTCGAACATCGCGATGCGGCTCGCGAAGAAGCTCGGCACGAATCCGCGCGAGTTCGCTCAGCGGATAGCCGACGAGATCGTCGCGGTCGACGGCGTGAAGAGCGCCGAAGTCGCAGGTCCTGGATTCATCAACTTCCGTCTGGATGCCGCCGCCGCCGGTGTACTAGCCAAGGCGATAGTCGACGCCGGAACCGCGTACGGCACCAACGACTCGCAGCAGGGCGTCAGCGTCAACGTCGAGTTCGTGTCGGCGAACCCGACAGGTCCGCTCCACATCGCCCACACTCGTTGGGCCGCCCTCGGTGACTCGATCGTGCGTCTGCTGCTCGCAAGCGGCGCGAACGCGATCCGCGAGTACTACATCAATGACGCCGGCGCCCAGATGCAGCGCTTCGCGAGCTCGATCATCGCGGCGGCGAAGGGCGAACCGACCCCCGAGGGCGGATACCCGGGCCAGTACATCGTGACGCTCGCCGAGCGGGTGGTCGAGGCGCGTCCCGACCTGCTCGAACTGCCCGATGCGGAGCAGCTCAAGATCGCCGAGGACCTCGCATACGAGTTCCAGCTCGCCGAGATCAAGCATTCTCTGGACCGCTTCAACGTGCCATTCGACGTCTGGTTCTCGGAGCGCACGCTGCATGCGAAGGATGCAGCTGGTGTCAGCCTCATCGACCAGGCAGTGGATCGCCTTCGCGAACAGGGACACGTATTCGATGAGGAGGGCGCCGTCTGGGTGCGCACCACCGACTTCGGCGACGACAAGGACCGCGTCATCCGTCGCTCGAACGGCGAGTACACCTACTTCGCCGCCGACGCCGCGTACTACCTGAGCAAGGGCGACCGCGGGTTCGAGAACAAGATCTATCTTCTGGGTGCCGACCACCACGGCTACGTGCACCGTCTCAAGGCGATCGCCGGTGCCGCAGGCCAGGATCCGGAGAAGAACGTCGAGGTGCTGATCGGCCAGATGGTGTCGA
The DNA window shown above is from Microbacterium murale and carries:
- a CDS encoding SGNH/GDSL hydrolase family protein, with protein sequence MALGRTRRGARATAIFVVLVAATTAVVLGVWRPWIPAPIESPVLASEEVIAVAPAPLVLPEHPRVLVFGDSWTYGSAASDPTLGYAYLLADLLDGETTVNGVRGSGYLKPGLDGPTFGERIAALDPALDPDLVIIQGSINDRASGVAGYREAVTASWDALAATYPEATIVVLGPAPHELPVGDATARIDQDLAALAGGRGWWYISPVQEEWITEQNYLAVIDVDLGNRHPSTDGHRYLAEKVTAALAERATAPVTEAGGAEISPER
- the argS gene encoding arginine--tRNA ligase; protein product: MNPDTLAEALLAVVTPIAASLRPDETLGLVATDIVLERPRNRDHGDWASNIAMRLAKKLGTNPREFAQRIADEIVAVDGVKSAEVAGPGFINFRLDAAAAGVLAKAIVDAGTAYGTNDSQQGVSVNVEFVSANPTGPLHIAHTRWAALGDSIVRLLLASGANAIREYYINDAGAQMQRFASSIIAAAKGEPTPEGGYPGQYIVTLAERVVEARPDLLELPDAEQLKIAEDLAYEFQLAEIKHSLDRFNVPFDVWFSERTLHAKDAAGVSLIDQAVDRLREQGHVFDEEGAVWVRTTDFGDDKDRVIRRSNGEYTYFAADAAYYLSKGDRGFENKIYLLGADHHGYVHRLKAIAGAAGQDPEKNVEVLIGQMVSINGARLSKRAGNIIEMDDLLDWLGTDALRYSLERSPADSPLDLDPELLQKRTNDNPVFYVQYAHARTHNVGRNAADSGVDRSEFAPETLTHETESALLGALQEFPRIVAFAAEVREPHRVARYLEELAGLYHRWYDSCRVTPLSDDPIESVHRTRLWLNDATGQVLRNGLDLLGVSAPERM